From the genome of Mycolicibacterium aromaticivorans JS19b1 = JCM 16368:
GATGTCTCAGGTCGGTGTGGAAGCGTTGGCGGGTTTTACCTCTGCCTTCGTCAACGTTCGGTTGGTCACTCCGGCCAGCTCGGCTTTCGCGTTCGCTGCGACGATTGGTGCCGGTACCACCGCGCAGCTGGGCGCGATGAAGATCAACGAGGAGGTCGACGCGCTCGCGGTGATGGGCATCCGTCCGATCGCCTACCTAGCGTCAACCCGTGTGGTCGCCGGCATGATCGTGGTAGTTCCGCTGTATTGCGTGGCTTTGTTGATGTCGTTCTTCTCGGTACGTGTCATCACCACCGTGTTTTACGGGCAGGGCTCCGGAGTATTCGACCACTACTTCGACACCTTTCTCGATCCGCAGGCCGTGCTCTTCTCGTTCGGCGTCACGGTCGCCGAAGTTCTGGTGATCATGCTGATCCACACGTATTACGGCCTCAACGCCACCGGCGGACCCGCGGGCGTGGGCGAGGCGGTCGGACGTGCCACCCGGACATCGCTGATCGCGTCGCAAATGGTGATTCTCCTGGTCACCCTGGCCCTCTACGGCCAGACCGGCAACTTCAACTTCGCGGGGTGACGCGGTGACACAGGGAACAGGCGCTCGTCGGATCTCCTCCGAGTGGTGGGCGGTGTTCCTGGTCGTGGGCATCGTCGTGGCGGTGGTGCTGAGTCTGGGCATGTTCAGCGGCACATTCACCCCGACAGTGCCGGTGACATTGACGGCGGACCGATCGGGCCTGGTGCTGGAGCCCAACTCGCGGGTCAAGATGCGCGGTGTGCAGGTCGGGCACGTCAGCTCGATTAGTGGCGGAGATTTCACGCGCATCCAGCTGGACATCGACCCGGCGCAGATCCAGTACATCCCAGCCAACGTCGAGGCGCGCATCCAGTCCATCTCCCTGTTCGGTGCGAAGTTCGTCGATCTTGTCTACCCGCCCGACCCCAGCCCGCAGCGGCTGTCCGCGGGAGCAGTGCTGCGATCGCAGAACGTCGCCACCGAGGTCAACACCGTGTTTCAGAACGTGGTGGAGCTGATCAAACAGATCGACCCGTTCAAGCTCAACGCCGTGCTCAGTGCGCTCGCCGAAGGGGTGAGGGGGCAAGGTGACAGGATCGGTGAGGCGATCACCGCGAGCAATGAGGTTCTGCTGGAGTTGAATCCACGAACCGACACGATGCGCGAGGACTTCCGCGCGATCAAAGGTGTCAGCGACACCTACAGCGCCGCGGCAAAGAACATCATCGACACCCTGGCCGCCGGGACCACGACGAGCGTGACGGTCACCACGCATGCCCAGCAACTCGACGCGCTGCTCCTCAACGTCGTGGGGCTGTCGCGCAGCGGAGTGGGCCTGCTGGGCCCCAGCAAAGACAATCTGGTGAAAGCGGTCAACCTGCTGGAACCCACGGCGAACTTGCTGATGAAGTACAACCCCGAGATCACCTGCTTGTTCGTCGGCGCCAAGACGACCCTCGACAGCGGTTATGCCGACATGCTCGGCGGAAACGGCAAATCGCTCATCATGGACGCTGAGCTGTTGCCGGGATACGACCCGTACCGATATCCGGACAACCTGCCGATCGACGCCGCCAAGGGCGGGGAAGGCGGCAAGCCCGGGTGCGGCTCGCTGCCGGACGTCGCCAAGAACTTCCCGGTGAGACAGCTGATCGCCAACACCGGCTTCGGCACCGGACTGGATTGGCGGCCCAATCCCGGCATCGGATTCCCCGGGTACGCCAACTACTTCCCGGATACTCGGGCGGTCCCGGAACCGCCGAGTATCCGCTACCCAGGCGGCCCGGCGCCCGGTCCCGTGCCCTACCCCGGTGCACCGCCCTACGGCGCACCTCAGTACGGCCCCGATGGAACGCCCCTCTATCCAGGGGTGCCGCCAGCGCCGTCACCAGGACCCACACCGCCGTGACCGCCGAACACGCAAATCGTCGGCGCATACCCGCAAACGTCGGAGGGAAGCACCGCCGTGATAAATAAGGTGTCAGCCGTCGTGTGGCGCCTCGGGATCTTCGTGGTCGTGTGCGCGCTCGGCGCATTCGCACTCATCACCGTCTTCGCGCAGCTGCGCTTCGAGCGCGAGCAGACCTACACCGCTGTGTTCACCAACGTCAGTGGACTGAAAAGCCAAGACTTCGTCCGCATCGCCGGTGTGGAAGTCGGCAAGGTCAAGAACCTCACCGTCCGAGACGATTCCACCGTGCAGGTCGAGTTCGGGGCCGACGACTCCGTGGTACTCACCGACGGCAGCAGGGCCGTCATCAGATACGACAACCTGATCGGGGACCGCTACCTGGCGATCGAGGAGGGCGCGGGCGGAACCAAGAAACTGCGGCCCGGCGACACGATCCCGCTGAGTCGCACCGCGCCGGCACTGGATCTTGACGCCGTGATCGGCGGGTTCCGGCCACTGTTCCGCGCGCTGGACCCCGCCCAGGTGAACGCGCTCACCGGCCAACTCATCGCAGCCTTTCAGGGTCAAGGCGCCACGATCGGTTCCATATTGTCTCAGACCGCAGCGCTGACGAACACGCTTGCCGACCGGGACCAGCTGATCGGTCAAACCATCGTCAACTTGAACTCCGTGCTCGGATCGCTGGGCGAGCACAGCGAGCAATTCGGCAAGGCCATCGACTCGCTGTCGCAGCTCGTGCACGGACTGCAAGCCCGCAAGCAGGACATCAGCAACGGAGTGGCCTACGCCAACGAGGCTGCCCGCTCGGTGGCCGACCTCCTCGCACAAGCACGACCACCGTTGCAGAAAGCGGTCCACGAGACCGATCGCACCGCGACCGCGGTGCTCGCAGATCGCGACTATTTCGACAACCTCCTCAAGACATTGCCCGACTCCTACCGTGTGCTGCTGCGCCAGGGGCTCTACGGCAACTACTTCGCCTTCTACCTGTGCGATCTGCTGCTGAAGGTGAATGGAAAGGGCGGACAACCCGTGTACATCAAGTTGGCGGGACAAGACAGCGGCAGGTGCACACCCAAATGAAGACCTTCGGCGAGCGCAACTTCATCGTCATGGGGGCCATCGGGGTTGTGGCCACCGCCGCCCTGGTTCTCGGCGCGCTCAACTACCACAAGCTGCCGTTCGTCTCCTCCGGGAAGACCTATTCGGCGTATTTCGACGAGGCTGGCGGACTGACCACCGGCGCCCCGGTGCGGGTATCGGGGGCTCCCGCCGGCCAAGTGCAGAGCATCACCCTCGACGGGCAGTGGGTACTGGTCACGTTCACGGTGGCCGAAGGCATCCGGTTGGGCGACCGTAGCGAGGCTGCGATCAGGACGACCAGTGTTCTCGGCAACAAGGTCCTCGACCTCACCACCCGCGGCGCCGGGACGCTCTCCGGCACCATCCCCGTCGAGCGGACCACCTCGCCGTATCAATTGCCGGACGCCATCGGGGACCTCACGACCACCATCAGCGGTCTCGACACCGACCAGCTGTCCACATCGCTGACGGTGCTGTCCCAGACCCTCCAAGACACCCCCG
Proteins encoded in this window:
- a CDS encoding ABC transporter permease, with product MSASMVLRQRFPRTARSLSGWKASWKELGDQARFYGQSIGSIGQAVSIYRAELLRQIASIGLGAGSLAVVGGTVAVVAFLNLSTSGALASQAYNQMSQVGVEALAGFTSAFVNVRLVTPASSAFAFAATIGAGTTAQLGAMKINEEVDALAVMGIRPIAYLASTRVVAGMIVVVPLYCVALLMSFFSVRVITTVFYGQGSGVFDHYFDTFLDPQAVLFSFGVTVAEVLVIMLIHTYYGLNATGGPAGVGEAVGRATRTSLIASQMVILLVTLALYGQTGNFNFAG
- a CDS encoding MCE family protein, coding for MTQGTGARRISSEWWAVFLVVGIVVAVVLSLGMFSGTFTPTVPVTLTADRSGLVLEPNSRVKMRGVQVGHVSSISGGDFTRIQLDIDPAQIQYIPANVEARIQSISLFGAKFVDLVYPPDPSPQRLSAGAVLRSQNVATEVNTVFQNVVELIKQIDPFKLNAVLSALAEGVRGQGDRIGEAITASNEVLLELNPRTDTMREDFRAIKGVSDTYSAAAKNIIDTLAAGTTTSVTVTTHAQQLDALLLNVVGLSRSGVGLLGPSKDNLVKAVNLLEPTANLLMKYNPEITCLFVGAKTTLDSGYADMLGGNGKSLIMDAELLPGYDPYRYPDNLPIDAAKGGEGGKPGCGSLPDVAKNFPVRQLIANTGFGTGLDWRPNPGIGFPGYANYFPDTRAVPEPPSIRYPGGPAPGPVPYPGAPPYGAPQYGPDGTPLYPGVPPAPSPGPTPP
- a CDS encoding virulence factor Mce family protein; the protein is MINKVSAVVWRLGIFVVVCALGAFALITVFAQLRFEREQTYTAVFTNVSGLKSQDFVRIAGVEVGKVKNLTVRDDSTVQVEFGADDSVVLTDGSRAVIRYDNLIGDRYLAIEEGAGGTKKLRPGDTIPLSRTAPALDLDAVIGGFRPLFRALDPAQVNALTGQLIAAFQGQGATIGSILSQTAALTNTLADRDQLIGQTIVNLNSVLGSLGEHSEQFGKAIDSLSQLVHGLQARKQDISNGVAYANEAARSVADLLAQARPPLQKAVHETDRTATAVLADRDYFDNLLKTLPDSYRVLLRQGLYGNYFAFYLCDLLLKVNGKGGQPVYIKLAGQDSGRCTPK